A window of Roseofilum capinflatum BLCC-M114 contains these coding sequences:
- a CDS encoding ATP-binding protein: MTLDRITGKLKQKWQQIQSGRIRHKIGSGYALAIGTGLAGSLIGMVLADYYQGQGIVQLADANIQAQLLVHFQVEIERAERFAVLLGTVAGDRQASQLYQQKLHNNLAQIQAIHQELQTFITGNPAWLATPVDSFEPFLDQYTQALVEYSDHIQNIVNQPDLPLPEQHNQLRSLILSEQQQELDQFAATLDQLLAMAQDQARQAEVELENAQGLEKSIIILSSLLAVAIAGWIALRTTQDIISPLEHLTQLAATATQEENWQLRIPINTQDEIASLSQTLNALMERVQHRTEQLLEAKDSAEQANQAKSTFLAKMSHELRTPLHAILGFTQIMVKDKHLLGKHQEQLQTIYSSSQHLLGLINDILDLSKIEAGKLEVLPHSFDLPTFIHHLESMLEFKAKKKGLDLNMNIPGNVPQYLYTDEKKLRQILLNLLSNAIKFTDKGSVSLTLTLGDRPDTLQFTVSDTGTGIATEELDQLFQPFEQTQSGKQSQEGTGLGLTISRQLVNLLGGELSVSSEINQGTTFSFDLPLISNPVTTEPIASLERTVTGIASTDQTYRILVVDDKWENREIVHALLTPLGFEVLQATQGEEALTLWEQEAIDLILTDIRMPLLDGYGLTARIRQREQERALPQVPIIVTTASTFEEERQQMLNIGCNDLVHKPFPEALILEKIAQYLGLEYTYESEPQSDNCQPLPPPPSSQNPSSHLSAAMAQQPIEWIAALQKAATEADTDLIVPLIDQLPTTQLELRQNLVTWVNNFQFEAICEITEECILQESNQFIAR; the protein is encoded by the coding sequence ATGACCCTCGATCGCATCACGGGTAAGCTGAAACAGAAATGGCAACAGATCCAATCGGGACGTATCCGACACAAAATTGGATCGGGTTATGCCTTAGCCATTGGTACGGGATTAGCCGGTTCCTTAATTGGCATGGTTTTAGCCGATTATTATCAAGGCCAAGGAATTGTGCAATTAGCCGATGCGAATATTCAAGCCCAATTGTTGGTTCATTTTCAGGTGGAAATCGAGAGAGCCGAACGATTCGCGGTTTTGCTGGGGACAGTAGCAGGCGATCGCCAAGCTTCACAACTCTACCAACAGAAACTCCACAATAACCTAGCCCAGATCCAAGCCATCCACCAAGAACTACAAACCTTTATCACCGGAAATCCTGCCTGGTTAGCTACTCCTGTAGACAGCTTCGAGCCATTTCTCGACCAGTATACTCAAGCCTTAGTTGAATACAGCGATCACATCCAAAACATTGTTAATCAACCCGATCTTCCCTTACCCGAGCAACACAATCAACTGCGATCGCTCATTCTCTCCGAGCAACAGCAAGAATTAGACCAATTCGCAGCAACCCTCGATCAACTCCTCGCCATGGCTCAAGATCAAGCACGTCAAGCAGAAGTTGAACTCGAAAATGCCCAAGGCCTAGAAAAAAGTATCATTATTCTCAGCAGTCTATTAGCCGTGGCGATCGCCGGTTGGATTGCCCTACGCACCACCCAAGACATTATCAGCCCCCTCGAACACCTCACCCAATTAGCCGCCACCGCAACCCAAGAAGAAAATTGGCAACTGCGAATCCCCATTAACACCCAAGACGAAATCGCCTCCTTGAGCCAAACCCTCAACGCCCTCATGGAACGAGTTCAACACCGTACCGAGCAACTCCTCGAAGCCAAAGACTCCGCAGAACAAGCCAATCAAGCCAAAAGCACCTTCCTAGCCAAAATGAGCCATGAACTGCGTACCCCCCTCCATGCCATTCTCGGATTCACGCAAATCATGGTCAAAGACAAGCATTTACTCGGCAAACATCAAGAACAACTCCAAACCATCTATAGCAGCAGCCAACATCTGCTCGGCCTGATTAATGACATTTTAGATTTATCCAAAATCGAAGCCGGAAAATTAGAGGTTTTACCCCACTCCTTTGATTTACCCACCTTTATTCATCATTTAGAAAGCATGTTAGAGTTCAAAGCCAAAAAGAAAGGCCTCGATCTGAACATGAACATCCCAGGCAATGTCCCCCAATACCTCTACACCGATGAAAAGAAACTGCGCCAAATTTTACTCAATTTACTCAGTAATGCCATTAAATTTACTGACAAAGGCAGCGTTTCCCTAACCCTCACCCTTGGCGATCGACCCGACACTCTACAATTTACCGTCTCCGATACCGGTACAGGAATCGCCACCGAAGAACTCGACCAACTCTTTCAGCCCTTTGAACAAACCCAAAGTGGCAAACAATCCCAGGAAGGAACCGGACTCGGATTAACCATTAGCCGCCAATTGGTCAACCTCCTGGGAGGAGAGCTGAGTGTATCGAGTGAAATCAACCAAGGCACTACGTTTAGCTTTGACCTCCCCCTCATCTCTAACCCAGTCACAACAGAACCCATCGCCAGCCTTGAGCGTACAGTCACAGGAATTGCCTCCACAGACCAAACCTATCGTATTTTAGTCGTTGATGATAAATGGGAAAACCGGGAAATCGTTCATGCTTTGCTCACCCCTTTAGGGTTTGAAGTGCTACAAGCCACCCAAGGAGAAGAAGCCCTAACCCTCTGGGAACAAGAAGCGATCGATCTCATCCTCACCGATATTCGGATGCCCCTCCTTGATGGTTATGGCCTCACCGCCCGCATCCGTCAACGAGAACAAGAACGCGCTCTCCCCCAGGTTCCCATCATTGTCACCACAGCCAGTACCTTTGAAGAAGAGCGCCAACAGATGTTGAACATAGGATGTAACGATTTAGTGCATAAACCCTTTCCTGAAGCCCTGATTTTAGAGAAAATTGCCCAGTATTTAGGACTCGAATATACTTATGAATCAGAACCCCAAAGCGACAACTGCCAGCCCCTCCCCCCTCCCCCTTCCTCTCAAAACCCCAGTTCCCATCTCTCAGCAGCCATGGCTCAACAGCCCATAGAATGGATTGCTGCCTTACAGAAAGCCGCCACTGAAGCCGATACCGATTTGATTGTGCCCCTAATCGACCAACTCCCCACCACTCAATTAGAACTCAGACAGAACTTAGTCACTTGGGTGAATAATTTCCAGTTTGAAGCAATTTGTGAGATAACAGAAGAGTGCATTCTCCAAGAAAGTAACCAGTTTATTGCTCGCTAA